TTAACTCAACTTTCCCACCACTATTGTGGTGATGAACCTTGAAAAATGAATATAATCACGCAACCAACTGCAATCGATCTTTAAGATAGAAAGGCAGAGCATTGATTAATTGTTCAATGAGTTGCTGCGCTTGAATATCTGTCAGGACCGGAGCTTGTCTGAGAATGTCAATCATGGTGTCGATCAGCAGTTTAACTGCTTTCACATATTCGATATCTTTGACTTCGTCACAGAATCTAAAAAATATTTCACCCCATGTTCTCTCGTCATGTTCAAGGCGCACCGATTCAGCAATCATCATGTAGCGTAGAAACACAATAGATGTGGTGGCAATCTGTGCTTCATAGGAGCGACTCTGAGATTCTTTGCCAAGTGCCAGATAAGACTTGCACATTTTGAAGAAAACTTCAATATCCCATCGTTTCCCATATATGCGTACTGCTTCTTCGTTACTGATTTCCATGTCGGTACAAAGTATTGCCAGCCAAGCATCATCCTTGCGGTTAGTGTTTCTGACAAAGATAAGTTTTGCATTTATCCATTGATTGCTTGGACTATCCTTTTTAGCTCTAACGCTGACTCTGGCTGAGCCAATCACTGGATTGGAGGGATCTTTACACTTTTCTATCTGGCTGTAAATATCTCTGATATGACGCCATTTACCATTGAATCGATAATGGATTTTCTCAGTAATTCGCACCATGCCGATAACTTCTCGATTCATCGCCTTAATCGCTGATACTGTCTTGGGCATTGTAAACCAACTATCAAATAGAACATAGCGTGCCGGTATCTTCCTTGCTTCTCTCAGAAGATCCAAGACTACATCTGTTGTGTTAGATTGAGCCTGCAACCGACGTTTATGAGCCTGAGATCTCTTGTCACAATCCCTGGCGGGATAAAGCACATTTGCCTTCTTGGACGAACTTAGTAGACGAAAATTGACAGGAACAAATGAACTACCGTCAGTCCAGCCAATCGTTAGCATTCTGTAACCTTTCTGATACTTATGGCTTGTATGGTCAAAAACACGGCTCAGCAGTTCAA
This genomic window from Clostridia bacterium contains:
- a CDS encoding transposase, with amino-acid sequence MSNIISDSDYNEQVLNTQINLFFKRYISSKLLKRCGFYKTKGFSCMLLLKTLFSLVFNHKNLWRTLQTDASIPFAKNTVYRFLNHQAFHWEKFLLAVSTKLVSFFNTLTSEKRATALVIDDSLFSKNRSKKVELLSRVFDHTSHKYQKGYRMLTIGWTDGSSFVPVNFRLLSSSKKANVLYPARDCDKRSQAHKRRLQAQSNTTDVVLDLLREARKIPARYVLFDSWFTMPKTVSAIKAMNREVIGMVRITEKIHYRFNGKWRHIRDIYSQIEKCKDPSNPVIGSARVSVRAKKDSPSNQWINAKLIFVRNTNRKDDAWLAILCTDMEISNEEAVRIYGKRWDIEVFFKMCKSYLALGKESQSRSYEAQIATTSIVFLRYMMIAESVRLEHDERTWGEIFFRFCDEVKDIEYVKAVKLLIDTMIDILRQAPVLTDIQAQQLIEQLINALPFYLKDRLQLVA